In the Salvia miltiorrhiza cultivar Shanhuang (shh) chromosome 8, IMPLAD_Smil_shh, whole genome shotgun sequence genome, TCTCTTTTCTTGGGGATGTTCTATGACCATTAAGCCTCACTCTTGTGCTACCGGTCTTATAACATCAAAGAATTTTTGAGAAATCATCATCTGCTTATGAGACAGTCTCACATCAAGTCAGTTAGAAAATCAAAGTATCCGACTTTGTTCTGCAATGTTAGTAACATTAGTCTCCACATGCATATGcctgaaaaaaataaaacacaagaAATAGAAATTAGATGTTGGGATCCAACAAACATCCTAAGTCCCAGCATCCATGACATGCAAACATCCTACATGCAACATAAACCGAAAGACTTCCTAAGATAAAAAAATCTCTCAAAATCAACAACCTTAGTGAATAAATCTGCAATTTGTTTTTCAGCAGGGATGTACTCCAAAGCAATCAACTTTTTCTCACCAAAATCTCTAATGAAAAGATAACAAATGTCAATGTGTTTTGTGTGAAAATGTTGAAAAGGATTTTTGGAAATCTCAATGACACTAGTGTTATCACACATCACAATGAGAATGTTTCTTTTCATGCCATAGTCATCCAACATCTCTTTGAGCCATAGGAGTAGCGCACAATACTTTCTAGCCTcaattgtagagagagagacaCGATGTTGTTTCTTGCTAGACCATGGCACAACTTTGTTACCTCGTAGATAACATCCCTCTTTTGTCATCTTCTtgtcatcaacatcatcagccCAATCAGCATCACTAAAACTAACAATGTTAGgattagtgtcatttgaaaaCAACATTCCAACTTCTGCAGTCCCAGCAACATAACGAATTATTCTCTTGACATCCTTCAAATGGGACTCTTTGGGCATAGCTTGATACCTGGCACACACTTCTACACTGTACAGAATGTCAAGTCTACTAGCTGCTAAAAATAACATACTGTCAATCATACCTCTATACAATGTTGGGTCAACATTGGCACCAACATCGTTTCTGCACAATCTGTCAGTAGAACCTATGGGTGTTCTCATGTGTTTGGTAGTTTCCAGACCAAACTTGTTCACTAAGCACTTGGCAAATTTACTTTTAGAGAAGACAATGCCATCAGATGTTAGTTTCACTTGTAAATCTAGGAAGTAGTTCAACTTACCTACCATGCTCATCTGAAAAGTGGTAGGCATTGCCTGAGCAAACATTTTAACAAGCTTATCATTAGTAGCACCAAAAATAATGTCATCAACATCGATCTTTGCAATAATGATGTTACCAACatgtttttatgttttatcaACTTGACCTCTAGAGAAACCATAGTTAACAAGAAACATTGTTAACCTTTCATACCATACATGCGGTGCTTGTTTTAAACCGTACAAAGCTTTTTTCAGTTTAAACACATGGTCATGTTTACCAACATCCTAAAACCCTTTGGGCTGTTCAACATAGGCCTCTTCAGTCAACACACCATTTAGAAAAGCACTTTTAATATCCATCTGTAACAGAGAAATCCCAACCTGACATGTTATAGCAAATAACAATCTAATCGACTCAATTCTAGCAACATGAGCAAAAGTCTCATCAAAATCAATGCCTTCAACTTGTGTGTAACTATGAGCAATTAACCTAGCCTTGTTTCTCACAATGTTACCTGCCACATCAGTTTTATTTTTGAAGATCCATTTTGTGCCAATAACATTCTTGTTATGTGGTCTAGGGACAAGATCCCACACATCATTCCTAACAAACTGATTTAGCACATCAAGCATGACATTCACCCAATTAACATCGTTTAGTGCTTCGGTAACATTCCTAGGTTCAACAATGGACAAGTAACATTCAACCTCAACAGTTTCACACGCAGAACACATGCATGCGATCCTTACCATATCGTTGTGGTTGATCTCTTTTCTCTTTCGAGTTTGCATTTGTTCCAACACATCACCAATAAGCTGAGTGCTCATGTGATTCTTTCTAACATGTCCTAGAGGGTTGCGCCTGCTGGAGTCATGAAGAAGATGTCTTCCATGTTCATCATCGGGATCTGATGTGTTTTCAACTAACTCAGGTTCAGATGTTGAGTCACTGGATGATACATCCGATGTTGGGTCAACATTCACATTTCTCTGTTGTTCAGATGTTTGCTCAGATTCCTTCTGTTCTTCCAGTAACACTGACCTATCTTCATCATCTGGTCTCAAGTAACCTCGATTGATAGTGTGATATGCAGTCTTGACTGCTTCAGACCACGAGCATTTGGACAAACTCTTTGCATGCAACATTGCTTTCACCATCTCTTGAAGTATCATATGCTTCCTTACTGAAACACTAGTCTGGTGAAAGGTTTTGAGAGCCGAGTACTCATAAAAAGAACAATGGTTAGTGCAGACGTCATCTAAAAATAAGTTCTCAAACTCTTTTCCATGATCAAGACTGATTCTGCCAACATTCAGTTCATATTGGGTAACAAACATTTTATACAGTTTCTCAAACCGATAAAAAGTTTCAGATTTTGCTTTCATGAATGCAACCAAAGTATATTTTGAGTAATCATCATCACACACAAGAACATACCTTTCACCTCCAAGACTTTCTACCTCAACATGACTCATCAAGTTCCTATGTAACAGTTCCAAGCATCTGGTGGTGTTGCATGTTGACAACATTGGATATGCAGTCCGTAGTTGTTGCCCCTTTTGACATGGTTGGCATGCAACATCTCGCTTGATCACAAACTTTGGGAGTCCACGAACAACATCATTTGCAATGAGTTTCTTAAAATTTTTGAGATTAACATGATTGAGTCTTTGATGTTGCAGCTCAACATTACTTAGCTTGACAACATTGCAAATGTTACCATTCTCAGATTTGTAACAAATGTTAGAGGATGTCCTACACATCATCACACATTGATTGATGTTGTCAAACACTTCACAGATGTTCTTGTCAAACTTCACCAACATGCCTGCTCTAAAAGTAATATTTCCTCCATTTGTTGAGACATAGTCAGTGAGCAACGCTTTAGAACCTGTCATGTATCTTGAACAACCACTATCAAAATACCAACAATCAGAGATGTTAGTAtgtaaaaatatgtatataacaTTGCAAGGTTCGTCATCTTTTTCAGTGTTGGACATTTCTCCAAAATCAAACCTGCTAATGTTACTAACATTCCTCTGGAAACTATCAAACGTCTGTTTGGCAGATAGATCATCAACATCACTGAGACATTTAACACAGTAGGGTTTAATGTGATATGGAGTTGAGCAATAATGACACGCATGGGACTTAGACTTCCACTTTGATTTCTTTTCATGTGAAAATCCTATGTTATTAACATTATCCATGATCACACAAACATTTCTCTCCTTAGCAAACACAGTGgtattgtcgcagcccgatatagccagtgatagcgtataccaagtatcgtacgactaataaaagaaatagtgaaagaaataggaatacatcttgttttagcggaagcaattgcaaactttactcattttaaagaaggatttcaagaccaaaataattactagcttgggtaaacatgattaagccattgaaacttagcaagggtcTGAGAAGTATTTCCCTTAAGGAATATTACAgacataagcaaattaaataaagagtttcatcagagttatgcagcgagatgcgttactatatgtgtgaagacatatagcagggagttcaaattcttatagagtcaaagcttataaggataaatatgagacataggaaagacacagccaactgacaattccaacagctttcacccatcctcgcgccaagccagacctgcatatttagaaatacatgcagggctgagtaccaaaaagcactcagtggactcatgccggaaataattgaaatgttgctcttagagctatatgtcaatcttgcccttttcaatgcatcaacaggatttaactgagattaaaaatacatgttcatgtttttctgtcataaactcatttgcatcatcataataatatcattagtctgcagacattaaatattcacggtatgtgccaactatgagaactcatataatatatatataaggtgaagagaaggaggcctccttcaaatcaccgtgaccggccgactagagacggctcacgatcacctctgcgcacaaaacctttactgtcatataaatcagtcaaaggccgatatcttgcatcatgatcataatcatgtctttcatagaggcaacataccatatctcattctcatcaataataaatatggcaagttgacaattttcataatactcatcaataatgcttcaacatgcttcattttcataagaatttgcatttgaacttattatcatggtagctagccataatagagttagaataaagcccacctgtctcaggggtcgatgacgtaacgctcagagtcgtactaacgccggccgtcactcgaacctttggtggcgcacgtggtttagattgccatgtgacaaaataaactctagttagaattcatctaactaatatctcaatacttatacttgcatcaatgcttaatctcatcttataacttctccactatttacccaattggacctcccaatttaatcggatatcttatccaattaaaagactctcaatcctaggtaaatagcattcataaaaaaaacacatagtcattcatgcttcaaataaacaaatatttcacataataatataaatgaattatctcaatagtcaaatgacttaaaagtcattctatgaacttgaaatctttttccttgtacggaaattctcaaatattcatgtaagccttgaaaaatatttataaaactttctagtagcattttcatgccatatcatggtgtataattccaccaaagctctttaaaaattcttaacacaaaatcaaGGTAAAATTTTCGGACACTACCAGTTTAACATTCTGTTCTGTCtcaactttaacgaataaactgctttaacCCAGGAACCtcctggattcgagacttataccgatgaaaacctctttgagtcaagtttcgtttaaaaaaaagtagagtgaaaaactccaagtggtttaagagatatgggtgttttcccacagtctaccagattcggcagttttgcacgattggaagctaggatttttgaaaaatagtcaACGTTGGCCAAATGGTTTGAAATTTGGTGTAAATCAGTATAATacatagggatgtcaatcgggccagcccactcggtttcgggtcagcccattcggtttcgggttatttttggttcgggctagtcggtttttttatttttcgggctaaaaattttcgaccctaaccctaacccactcgatttcgggctagcccgttcgggcccacaaatttgcgattttttttatatgtttaactTTTCTTATAGAGaatcatatttttataataaaaatatgtcatattttttaaatcaagacatttcACCTTagtttagatacaaaaattagtgttagtttaacataagtttacataatatctaacttttaACTTCGTTTCCGataaaattgtatatagatttaacataaatgactatctttctttgacttttatatcatagatgtttgttattaaccgctggaaaaaatcaaaacatattctacaggcatcaaaatgttattatcaaattaaaaagtaaagtattaaagtttaaaaatcaattattaagaaagtgttcggttaatcgggccaacccactcggttttcgggccaacccactcgggctcgggctattttcggttcgggtcattcgggctaaatttttttcgggctaaaatttttcagccctaaccctctttttttatcggtctattcgggtcgacccgtcaGTTTCGGgtttttttgacatccctaataatacatgtatctttctatcataaaaatttgggaggctgaatgtttttgaaagttactgaaaagtgtgactctagGGACTGCCTTTCTAAATTTCCGGTGGACATGCGCAGTAaaagttttgcattttaaaaaggtagtaaaagaagtccaaatgacttgaaattttaccagcgtCCTCAAGACACATATATCTAAACTCTGTaaacttttgaagatttttggacgagggaaacctcgtggactgatcagtccagaacgtaagaaaacttctcaaaatggttgaaattatCACATATGCACATATCACCTTAGATCTATACTTTCAAcaccattctcatgcatcttcacactaataactcatcatgcttcacttatcataacatatagctctctcaagggttttcaagaactatcttccattctcatgcatcTACATGAAGAAGGGTATGAGCATATGAAAAGTAGTGAAAGTTTTGAAGGAGTTCATAACACTTTCTTTCACCaacattttcgaaaatcacaagagtagagaggggactatcatgcttcaatatgcttcaatatacatgcctatatatcatgaaaatatatatatatataacataagagggggattgaggttgctaccaacaagatcaatggaggtggagtagaggATGATGCGTAGTATGCTTGGAGCTTGAGCTTGAAGATGAACACTTTAAGAAACCTTAGTTCTTACTATATTTGGTGGAACAAAAAAGAAAGTAAGGTGAAGTGAAGAGGGGAGGGGCTgcgaaaataaagaagaagaagagagggagggaaatgagagagaggtgtgcatGTGCTTGTGAGCTTAAAGTGTGTAGGAATGTGTTGGCTAGTAGATTAGCCTTTTAGGTGCATGTGA is a window encoding:
- the LOC130998608 gene encoding uncharacterized protein LOC130998608; its protein translation is MDNVNNIGFSHEKKSKWKSKSHACHYCSTPYHIKPYCVKCLSDVDDLSAKQTFDSFQRNVSNISRFDFGEMSNTEKDDEPCNVIYIFLHTNISDCWYFDSGCSRYMTGSKALLTDYVSTNGGNITFRAGMLVKFDKNICEVFDNINQCVMMCRTSSNICYKSENGNICNVVKLSNVELQHQRLNHVNLKNFKKLIANDVVRGLPKFVIKRDVACQPCQKGQQLRTAYPMLSTCNTTRCLELLHRNLMSHVEVESLGGERYVLVCDDDYSKYTLVAFMKAKSETFYRFEKLYKMFVTQYELNVGRISLDHGKEFENLFLDDVCTNHCSFYEYSALKTFHQTSVSVRKHMILQEMVKAMLHAKSLSKCSWSEAVKTAYHTINRGYLRPDDEDRSVLLEEQKESEQTSEQQRNVNVDPTSDVSSSDSTSEPELVENTSDPDDEHGRHLLHDSSRRNPLGHVRKNHMSTQLIGDVLEQMQTRKRKEINHNDMVRIACMCSACETVEVECYLSIVEPRNVTEALNDVNWVNVMLDVLNQFVRNDVWDLVPRPHNKNVIGTKWIFKNKTDVAGNIVRNKARLIAHSYTQVEGIDFDETFAHVARIESIRLLFAITCQVGISLLQMDIKSAFLNGVLTEEAYVEQPKGF